The Chthoniobacterales bacterium genome includes a window with the following:
- a CDS encoding alpha/beta hydrolase has protein sequence MKIRTEKIALESGGQIALSEYGDPAGAPIFFCHGWPSSRTMAELAHDAARDLGLRIISPDRPGIRDSQFQPNRRLVDWPPLLNEIADRLGIERFRILGISGGAPYAFASGWMSPQRVEKIAIVSGAPPLDRLDDLDGLLPIHRRMLVFRKKSPRLLKLLFHLARPFVAMRMPIRVRPLLLKFLQPCDANVLQESRKFDICFDSARHAWRSSALGVMTDAEVYATPWGFALEDIRIPVALWHGTKDRTFAPRLAHDVANRLPNCEFHLVEGAGHYSLPIRYIHEILSDLGGSSPAA, from the coding sequence ATGAAAATTCGAACGGAAAAAATTGCGCTGGAGAGTGGCGGACAGATCGCGCTGAGTGAATACGGGGATCCGGCGGGCGCGCCGATTTTCTTTTGTCACGGCTGGCCCAGCTCGCGGACCATGGCCGAGCTGGCGCACGACGCGGCGCGCGATCTTGGCTTGCGCATCATCTCGCCGGACCGGCCCGGAATTCGCGATTCGCAATTCCAACCGAACCGCCGCCTCGTCGATTGGCCGCCGTTGTTGAACGAAATCGCCGACCGTCTCGGGATCGAGCGGTTCCGAATCCTTGGAATTTCCGGAGGGGCGCCTTATGCGTTCGCCAGCGGCTGGATGAGTCCCCAGCGCGTCGAAAAGATTGCGATTGTGAGCGGGGCCCCGCCGCTGGATCGACTGGACGATCTCGATGGCCTTCTTCCGATCCATCGGCGGATGCTCGTGTTCCGCAAGAAGAGTCCGCGCTTGCTCAAGCTTCTATTTCATCTGGCCCGGCCTTTTGTCGCAATGCGAATGCCGATCCGGGTTCGACCGCTGCTCCTGAAATTTCTCCAGCCGTGCGACGCGAACGTGTTGCAAGAATCCCGTAAGTTCGACATTTGTTTCGACAGCGCTCGCCATGCCTGGCGCTCCTCCGCCCTCGGCGTCATGACCGACGCCGAGGTTTATGCGACGCCATGGGGATTTGCGCTCGAAGATATTCGTATCCCGGTCGCCCTTTGGCATGGAACGAAAGACCGGACCTTCGCGCCCCGGCTCGCGCACGACGTGGCAAATCGTTTGCCGAACTGCGAGTTCCATCTGGTCGAGGGCGCCGGGCATTATTCGCTCCCGATTCGTTACATTCACGAAATTCTGTCGGACCTGGGTGGATCGAGTCCCGCCGCTTGA